TGTCCAAGTTGCACTCCTAACTTAATATCTATCTAATTATACTTCttgtcataaattttaaaaatacaaaatattaatatttttttatatgagatacaaaagttcttaaaaatgtaatgatttttaaaattatttaaataaattgagatatccaatatttttactatctcaaattataaatttccaaaaaaaaaattcaaaatataatgaaattttaatagataattctcatataatatatatatatatatccaaacaGTAACTATCATTTTTCctcatttatatgaaaattaaataattttaaaatatataaatctctttactaattttaattatatttaatttttcatatttcaaaaaccaaacacaaaaaatataatttttctgcatgtttattttttcaacaaccaaactgtagacccccatttggggttCATTATGTCTCATTTTTCCTACAGCTCGTCTTTGCAGGTGGAAAGCTCTCAAGGCGTCACGTGATGTCTCTTGATTGACCGGTAAGGAATCACAATAGTGCTTTTGAAGAAGCAACCAAAAGGTGACACCTGTTATGGAATCTTGGAGGCCGTTAGTGCAAGCTGGGAGAAGCGTATGAGATGATGATTCTGGCAGGGAGAGTGAGGAGGTTTCTGTTACGGAGGGTGGTAGTGCTTTTCAGAGTGAGTTAGAGGATATTTGCAGGGAGCGAGCTGCTAAGGGGAAGGGGGAGAGCATTGTGAGTAGTAGCAGAGAGCTTTGGGAAGGGGAGATTCCTAAAGCTTAGGAGAAGCAAGCTGAGAAGAATAGAGCATTTTTTGGAAAGAGAGAACAGAGAAGTTTGACGGTGTTACTTTCCAGGGAGGCAGGGAGATATTTTAGAGAGCATCTTTTGGCTGGAAGAAGACATCGGAGACAGAGTAAGGAGGGAGCATTCTCAGGTACCTTCATCGTGGATTCCCTATTAGTTTCTACTGGTATGTTTTTTCTGTTCTGTTTCCGCTGATTCTTAGATGATGTTTATTGACTGGGAGTGAGCATGTAGATATTTTGCTAATGGTCTTTCTGTAGTTTGGTTTGCTcctgttttgttttcttcatgaGATATTTCTGTAATAGTGttctatcttttatttgatACTTGTTTGATTTCATCCACCCTCATATGAGCTCATTGATTATCATATGAAATGAGACGTTGTATGGTTTTGTTTTGCTCCGATTATtggtgttttgtttggttgctttcCTCTGTTCCTGGTACTTCGTCCATGAGGCATGTCAGTTTCCTCACCTCTGCCTAAGGGAGTAAGGAACGTGTTCTCCGCTTGAGGGACTACCTAAACCCAACCAAGAGACATGAGGATGCTACTTCGGGATCTGGCACGAGATATCTcagatttaataattttactgTTGAGGCGGCTCTCTCTGTTGGAGATTTGGTAATGGGAATTTTGGAGTTTTCGTTGTAGAAATGAAGACCCAATGAGAGGAATGTGAGAACGTCCTCAGATGATTTTTGAACCTCATCAATCTGAAGATGTATAGTTGTTGTTCAATAATGGTGAAACTGGATAAGTGACTGAGTACCAAGAGATACTGCACATTTGTTCAAAATTGGGGTATTCTGTGGCTTGCCACAACGAATTACTTTCTGGTCACGACCGGGAGGGAAACGCAGTGTGCATGAATGGATCTTTTGTGAACGAAGCTTTTCTATTCAATGGTGCCTCGGGCATTGTGGGTATTTATTCTGGTTTCACTGGTTTTAGCATCCCGTAGGCACTGAAATAAGAGATTGGTAATTGTAAACAGCAAGTTACAAAGAACTTGGGAAATTAACCCAAATAGTACCGATGTATCATGGGGCAATTTCTTTAGAAATTATTGTTAGTTGCATGGGAGTGGCTTCAGAGGATAATGATGACCATGAAACTTCACTCTTCGATGCGGAACAGCTTATGTAGTCTTCATAGGAGGATTACATTGACTGCTGCTATTACAAAGGTGCTTGCAGAGGAAGGAAAAGCGAAAATAGTTGTCTTCGATGAAATTGACAAGGTTCCTGAAGACAAGAAGAGAGGAATTACAATTGCAATGGCCCATGTCGAGTATGAGACTACTAAGCAACACTATGCCAATGTGGACTGTCCAGGACATGCGGATCAAGTGAAGAATATTATTACTGGGGCTGCCCAAGTGATTGGGGGTGTTCTGGTTGTTTTTTCTCCTAATAGGCCCATGCCACAGACAAAGGAACACTTTCTACTTGCATGCCAGAAATGGAACTCCGTGAGCTTTTTAGCTTCTACAGGTTCCCTAGGGATGAAATTCCCATCATTCGGGGTTCAGCTTTGTACTCTTTACAGGGGACTaatgaagaaataggaaaacaGGCTATTTCGAGGTTAATGGATGTTGTTGATGAGTATATTCCTGACCCTGTGCAACAGTTTGACTGGCCACCTTGTATGAGAATAGCCCACGTCTTCCCAATTTGCCTCCGAACCTTTTTTGTGGCCTGCTACTGCCCCTTCCCATTTGATCCCCTTCCTTTATGACTTTCCTTCTCATATTTGGCCACCATCCTCAATCTATTCTCTACATATATATCACGGCTCCATCACACCCGCCTACATGCCTTCacttttggttttcaaaatacCCATTAAACGCATCCTTCATCATTTTATCCTTCATACCCATTCTTTTCATACCAACTGACCATCTCTCTATACTCGTATCAAATCCCTCATTCCATACCCCACCATACCCGTCCTTCGTACCCATTCTTTTTATACCCACTGATCATCTCTCTATACTTATATCTAACCCGTTTCCCATCACCATTTATACCCATTAAATCTTTCACGTCCCTATTCATATTTCCACCATGCCCATACTCATTAGATGCCCACCAAACTTGAAATCTTTTCTTGGTCTATGCTGGTCTTGTGGCAGAACTTGTGGAAGGAAATTCAGACATAGCTGGAAAGCTTCTGAACGCAACACTGATACATAAGACATATGTAGCACGCTTAATAGGCGCTACAAGAAGCATGAGTTATATGAGAAACCAATCCCATCTAATGAGGAGTCCACCCTTTCCGGCGCAAGTCAGACTGGACAGCAGCGCGAGATTCGACTGCGTTGGAGTTGGGGACGAGGTGGCACTGATTCAGGTCACTGAATATATAGACGACATGTAGATAGTGATAAGCCAAAGATAGAGGAAGTGGTTACAGATCCCACGTGATAGTCTTTACTTGATTTCTGTTATGACAGCTATCACTACAGCTGTCTTTACTTCTTGTAATAGAGTTTCTTGAACaatatataaactctctttCACTCTGGTTTTCTTCTATAAAGAGAACAGAGTTTTGCCTTCTCAAATTCTaacttggtatcagagcctctCGATCAAAGGTGTGAGTATTCTCCTCTTTTTTCTCAGTTTTCCATCTCTTTCCTTAAGATCCAATCATGGTTTCCGCTTCCACTCAATCCTCTTCATCCTCTGACTCGATTGGATCAGGACAAAGCATTACAATGGCGTCTCATCCTTCTTATCAGATGCTCAATCATACTCTACCTGTGAAACTTGATCGGACTAATTACATTCTGTGGAAATCTCAGATTGATAATGTTGTTTTTACCAATGGATTTGAAGATTTCATAGACGGATCTTCCATCTGTCCAGATAAAGAACTCAGTTCAGGATTGATCAATCCTGCCTTTGTTGCTTGGAGAAGACAAGATCGAACGATCCTCAGCTGGCTCTACTCGTCTCTCACACCAGCGATCATGGCACAAATCATTGGTCACAACTCTTCTCACTCTGCTTGGAATGCATTGGAGAAAAccttctcatcttcctccagaGCCAGAATTATGCAGCTAAGGCTCGAGTTACAGTCAACCAAGAAAGGTTCTCTTTCTATGATCGATTATATCATGAAGGTTAAAGGAGCTGCAGATAGTCTAGCAGCAACTGGAGAACCTGTCTCAGAACAAGACCAGGTTATGAATCTCCTTGGCGGACTTGGATCCGACTATAATGCAGTTGTAACTGCTATTAATATTAGAGATGACAAGATCTCTATtgaagctgttcatagcatgcTTCTTGCGTTTGAACATCGCCTTGAGCAACAAAGCTCGATTGAACAATTCTCTCCTATATCAGCCAATTATGCCTCTTCATCTAATAGCAGAGGTGGTGGAAGGAGGTATAATGGTGGTGGAGGACAGAATCATACCCCAAACACCAGCAACTATACCTACAGAGGTCGTGGTCGAGGGGGTCGATATGGCCAAAATGGGAGGCACAATTCCAACAGCTCTGAGAAGCCACAATGCCAGTTGTGTGGCAGGTTTGGTCATACTGTTCAGATCTGTTATCACAGATTTGATATCTCCTATCAAAGCTCTCAGAGTAGTAATACTTCTCCCTCAAATGCTGGTAATCCAAACTCTATACCTGCTATGGTTGCCTCTTCTAATAATCTTGCAGATGACACTTGGTATCTTGACTCTGGAGCCAGTCATCATCTGACTCAGAGTGTGGGCAATCTAACCAGTTCTTCACCATACACGGGCACAGATAAGGTGACAATTGGTAATGGTAAGCACCTATCCATTTCCAACACTGGTTCTCATCGTTTACTTTCTAATTCACATTCCTTTCATCTCAAAAAGGTGTTTCATGTCCCCTTTATATCAGCAAACTTGATAAGTGTTGCTAAATTCTGCTCAGACAATAATGCCTTAATTGAGTTTCGGTCTAATAGTTTCTTTGTGAAGTATCTACATACGAAGAAGGTGCTTGCTCAAGGCCAGCTTGAGAATGGACTTTACCGATTCCCAGTTTTGAACAGCAAGAAAGTAGCCTTTGTTGGTGCTACTAATTCTTCTACTTTTTACTCTCATAATTCCAGTATCTTTGATAATAAAGTGAAGTTATGGCATCATAGACTAGGCCATGCTTCTACTGACATTGTAACCCAAATTATGCAGAGTTGTAATGTCTCctttgaaaagaataaaaatattgtttgctCCTCTTGTCAGCTTGCTAAAAGTCACAGATTACCTACTCATCTTTCACTTTCTTGTGCTTCCAAACCGTTGGAACTTGTTCATACTGACCTTTGGGGACCTGCCCCAGTCAAGTCTACCTCTAGTGCTAGATATTTCATCTTGTTTCTAGATGACTACTCACGGTACACCTGGTTCTATCCTCTTCAAACAAAACACCAAGCCCTTCCTGTTTTTAAGAAGTTCAAACTCCAAgtagaaaatcaatttgatgctAAAATCAAATGCCTACAGTCTGATAATGGTGGTGAGTTCAGATCCTTCAAGACGTTTCTTCAGCAAACAGGCATTTTTCATCGGTTTTCTTGCCCGTATAACTCAGCTCAGAATGGGAGAGTTGAACGAAAGCATAGGCATGTTGTTGAAACCGGGTTGGCCTTGTTGGCTCATGCCTCCTTACCAATGGAATTCTGGCAATATGCTTTCCAGACAGCTACATTTCTCATCAATAGAATGCCAAGTAAGGTACTCCAAAATAACTCCccttatttcacactttttcaaAAGGTTCCGGATTACAAGTCCCTTAGAGTCTTTGGCTGCTTGTGTTACCCATTCATCCGTCCTTACAACAGTCACAAACTTCAATATCGTTCTGTTCAAAGTCTATTTCTTGGTTATAGTCTTCATAACAAAGGGTTTTTGTGTCTTGACTTTCTGACTGGACGAGTTTACATCACTCCTCATGTTGTTTTTGATGAGGGACAATTTCCTCTAGCTAAAACTCACCCTCTCTCCCCAACCAAAGACACTTCAACAGATACTTTAACTCCAGCCATTATAACTTCCTTTCCTTCTCCAACCTTCTGTTCTAATGGCAGCCACACATCTTCActttcttcctctccttccacgAGTGAAGCTTCTGATTCTGTGAGTAGTCCTACTGTTACTCCTGCCTCTAGTACCTTACCCGAAGCTATACATGAGGATTAACCTCCTTCTCCTTCCCCTGCTCCACGCATGACAACAAGGCTAATGCGAGGTATAACCAAGAAGAAGACCATTTTTGATCTCTCTACTGTAAAGATCTCAGAACCATATACACTCAAACAAGCTCTCAAGGATCCAAATTGGATTCAAGCTATGGATTTAGAAATTGCTGCTCTTCATCGGAATCaaacttgggatcttgttgaacAACCTTCTGAAGTTAATCTAATAGGCTGTAAGTGGGTATACAAGTTGAAACACAAGCCAGATGGGAGCATAGAGAGATATAAAGCCCGACTTGTGGCTAAGGGGTATAACCAAACTCATGGTCTTGATTATTTTGAGACCTTTAGTCCGGTGGTTAAGGCTGCAACCATTCGAATCATACTAACTGTGGCTCTCAGTTTTCAATGGGAAATTAGGCAGCTTGATGTTCACAATGCTTTTCTCAATGGTGAGCTAGAAGAGCAAGTCTACATGTCTCAACCTCCTGGCTACTTGGATACTAAATTCGCAACCAAAGTGTGTCGATTGAAGAAGGCTctatatggtttgaaacaagcaccatGAGCCTGGTTTCAACGACTCAGTTCTGCCCTTATACAGTGGGGATTCAGCAACTCTAGAACTGATAGTTCTATGTTTCTACACTTTAGTGAGTCTACTACTTTGATTGTtcttgtctatgttgatgatataatcATCACTGGCTGCTCCTCAACACAGATTTCCTCACTCATTGCTAAGCTTGATTCTATTTTTGCTTTGAGAGATTTGGGACAGCTATCATACTTCCTCGGTATAGAAGTCTCTTACCATGAAGGCTCTATGAATTTAAGCCAAACCAAATACGTTTCTGATCTGCTTCATCGAACTGAAATGTTTGATACCAAACCAGCAAAAACACCCGGAACTGTTGGGAAGAATTTGTCCAAGTTTGATGGTGATCCTCTGGACGACGTCACTCAATATCGAAGTGTGGTAGGGGCACTTCAGTATCTAACAATAACAAGGCCTGATATAGCTTTTGCAGTTAATAAGGCATGTCAATTCATGCAACAGCCTACCTCAGCTCATTGGCTTTCAGTCAAAAGAATCCTTCGTTATCTTAAAGGAACAATGCAAGATGGGTTATTGCTGAGTCCTTCAACCAATTTGACAATCGAAGGCTTCTCAATGCAGATTGGGGTGCTCAACCTGATGATAGGCGAAGTTCCAGTGGCTATTTGGTGTATCTGGGAGGTAACTTAGTCTCTTGGTCCTCTACCAAACAAAAGGTGGTGTCTCGCAGCAGTGCCGAGTCTGAATA
This DNA window, taken from Vitis riparia cultivar Riparia Gloire de Montpellier isolate 1030 chromosome 13, EGFV_Vit.rip_1.0, whole genome shotgun sequence, encodes the following:
- the LOC117927886 gene encoding elongation factor Tu, mitochondrial-like, translating into MRNSLCSLHRRITLTAAITKVLAEEGKAKIVVFDEIDKVPEDKKRGITIAMAHVEYETTKQHYANVDCPGHADQAHATDKGTLSTCMPEMELRELFSFYRFPRDEIPIIRGSALYSLQGTNEEIGKQAISRLMDVVDEYIPDPVQHTLNRRYKKHELYEKPIPSNEESTLSGASQTGQQREIRLRWSWGRGGTDSGH